In one Cervus canadensis isolate Bull #8, Minnesota chromosome 22, ASM1932006v1, whole genome shotgun sequence genomic region, the following are encoded:
- the SLC25A38 gene encoding mitochondrial glycine transporter isoform X1, whose translation MIQKSRPALLQHQDVGDRVETLMLQPVIKAFLCGSISGTCSTLLFQPLDLLKTRLQTLQPSAHGSRRVGMLALLRNVVRTESLLGLWKGMSPSIVRCVPGVGIYFGTLYSLKQYFLRGHPPTALESVILGVGSRSVAGVCMSPITVIKTRYESGRYGYESIYAALRNIYHSEGFRGLFSGLTATLLRDAPFSGIYLMFYSQTKNVVLHGTDQLDAVLVPVVNFSCGIFAGILASLVTQPADVIKTHMQLSPMKFRWIGQAVMLIFKDYGLRGFFQGSVPRALRRTLMAAMAWTVYEEMMAKMGLKS comes from the exons TTGCAGCCAGTGATCAAAGCTTTCTTGTGTGGCTCCATCAGTGGGACCTGCTCTACCCTCCTCTTCCAACCCCTGGATCTCCTCAAAACCCGCCTGCAGACCCTCCAGCCCTCAGCCCACGG GTCCAGACGTGTTGGCATGTTGGCCCTGCTCCGGAATGTGGTTCGCACGGAGAGTCTGTTGGGCCTCTGGAAAGGGATGTCTCCC TCCATCGTGAGGTGTGTCCCTGGCGTTGGCATCTACTTTGGCACCCTGTACTCTCTGAAGCAGTACTTCCTGCGGGGCCACCCCCCCACGGCCCTGGAGTCGGTCATCCTGGGGGTGGGCTCCCGCTCCGTTGCAGGGGTCTGCATGTCACCCATCACTGTGATCAAGACTCGGTACGAG AGTGGGCGGTACGGCTACGAGAGCATCTACGCCGCCTTGAGGAACATCTATCACAGCGAGGGGTTCCGGGGCCTCTTCAGTGGCCTGACAGCAACACTCCTTCGTGACGCCCCCTTTTCCGGAATCTACCTGATGTTTTACAGCCAGACCAAGAACGTTGTGCTTCACGGTACGG ACCAGTTGGATGCAGTCCTTGTTCCCGTTGTGAATTTCAGCTGTGGAATATTTGCTGGGATTCTGGCCTCGCTGGTAACTCAACCTGCAGATGTGATCAAAACTCACATGCAGCTCTCTCCAATGAAATTTCGGTGGATTGGCCAGGCCGTTATGCTCATTTTCAAA GACTATGGGCTGCGTGGCTTCTTCCAAGGCAGTGTCCCCCGGGCCCTCCGCAGAACCCTGATGGCAGCCATGGCGTGGACAGTCTACGAAGAGATGATGGCCAAGATGGGCCTGAAGTCCTGA
- the SLC25A38 gene encoding mitochondrial glycine transporter isoform X3, translating to MHRRGQLQPVIKAFLCGSISGTCSTLLFQPLDLLKTRLQTLQPSAHGSRRVGMLALLRNVVRTESLLGLWKGMSPSIVRCVPGVGIYFGTLYSLKQYFLRGHPPTALESVILGVGSRSVAGVCMSPITVIKTRYESGRYGYESIYAALRNIYHSEGFRGLFSGLTATLLRDAPFSGIYLMFYSQTKNVVLHGTDQLDAVLVPVVNFSCGIFAGILASLVTQPADVIKTHMQLSPMKFRWIGQAVMLIFKDYGLRGFFQGSVPRALRRTLMAAMAWTVYEEMMAKMGLKS from the exons TTGCAGCCAGTGATCAAAGCTTTCTTGTGTGGCTCCATCAGTGGGACCTGCTCTACCCTCCTCTTCCAACCCCTGGATCTCCTCAAAACCCGCCTGCAGACCCTCCAGCCCTCAGCCCACGG GTCCAGACGTGTTGGCATGTTGGCCCTGCTCCGGAATGTGGTTCGCACGGAGAGTCTGTTGGGCCTCTGGAAAGGGATGTCTCCC TCCATCGTGAGGTGTGTCCCTGGCGTTGGCATCTACTTTGGCACCCTGTACTCTCTGAAGCAGTACTTCCTGCGGGGCCACCCCCCCACGGCCCTGGAGTCGGTCATCCTGGGGGTGGGCTCCCGCTCCGTTGCAGGGGTCTGCATGTCACCCATCACTGTGATCAAGACTCGGTACGAG AGTGGGCGGTACGGCTACGAGAGCATCTACGCCGCCTTGAGGAACATCTATCACAGCGAGGGGTTCCGGGGCCTCTTCAGTGGCCTGACAGCAACACTCCTTCGTGACGCCCCCTTTTCCGGAATCTACCTGATGTTTTACAGCCAGACCAAGAACGTTGTGCTTCACGGTACGG ACCAGTTGGATGCAGTCCTTGTTCCCGTTGTGAATTTCAGCTGTGGAATATTTGCTGGGATTCTGGCCTCGCTGGTAACTCAACCTGCAGATGTGATCAAAACTCACATGCAGCTCTCTCCAATGAAATTTCGGTGGATTGGCCAGGCCGTTATGCTCATTTTCAAA GACTATGGGCTGCGTGGCTTCTTCCAAGGCAGTGTCCCCCGGGCCCTCCGCAGAACCCTGATGGCAGCCATGGCGTGGACAGTCTACGAAGAGATGATGGCCAAGATGGGCCTGAAGTCCTGA
- the SLC25A38 gene encoding mitochondrial glycine transporter isoform X4, translating to MIQKSRPALLQHQDVGDRVETLMLQPVIKAFLCGSISGTCSTLLFQPLDLLKTRLQTLQPSAHGSRRVGMLALLRNVVRTESLLGLWKGMSPSIVRCVPGVGIYFGTLYSLKQYFLRGHPPTALESVILGVGSRSVAGVCMSPITVIKTRYESGRYGYESIYAALRNIYHSEGFRGLFSGLTATLLRDAPFSGIYLMFYSQTKNVVLHGTDQLDAVLVPVVNFSCGIFAGILASLVTQPADVIKTHMQLSPMKFRWIGQAVMLIFKVRL from the exons TTGCAGCCAGTGATCAAAGCTTTCTTGTGTGGCTCCATCAGTGGGACCTGCTCTACCCTCCTCTTCCAACCCCTGGATCTCCTCAAAACCCGCCTGCAGACCCTCCAGCCCTCAGCCCACGG GTCCAGACGTGTTGGCATGTTGGCCCTGCTCCGGAATGTGGTTCGCACGGAGAGTCTGTTGGGCCTCTGGAAAGGGATGTCTCCC TCCATCGTGAGGTGTGTCCCTGGCGTTGGCATCTACTTTGGCACCCTGTACTCTCTGAAGCAGTACTTCCTGCGGGGCCACCCCCCCACGGCCCTGGAGTCGGTCATCCTGGGGGTGGGCTCCCGCTCCGTTGCAGGGGTCTGCATGTCACCCATCACTGTGATCAAGACTCGGTACGAG AGTGGGCGGTACGGCTACGAGAGCATCTACGCCGCCTTGAGGAACATCTATCACAGCGAGGGGTTCCGGGGCCTCTTCAGTGGCCTGACAGCAACACTCCTTCGTGACGCCCCCTTTTCCGGAATCTACCTGATGTTTTACAGCCAGACCAAGAACGTTGTGCTTCACGGTACGG ACCAGTTGGATGCAGTCCTTGTTCCCGTTGTGAATTTCAGCTGTGGAATATTTGCTGGGATTCTGGCCTCGCTGGTAACTCAACCTGCAGATGTGATCAAAACTCACATGCAGCTCTCTCCAATGAAATTTCGGTGGATTGGCCAGGCCGTTATGCTCATTTTCAAAGTAAGGCTTTAG
- the SLC25A38 gene encoding mitochondrial glycine transporter isoform X5, with protein sequence MIQKSRPALLQHQDVGDRVETLMLQPVIKAFLCGSISGTCSTLLFQPLDLLKTRLQTLQPSAHGSRRVGMLALLRNVVRTESLLGLWKGMSPSIVRCVPGVGIYFGTLYSLKQYFLRGHPPTALESVILGVGSRSVAGVCMSPITVIKTRYESGRYGYESIYAALRNIYHSEGFRGLFSGLTATLLRDAPFSGIYLMFYSQTKNVVLHGLWAAWLLPRQCPPGPPQNPDGSHGVDSLRRDDGQDGPEVLTQQGPGKDGICCPAWFLPRAASSHHARVR encoded by the exons TTGCAGCCAGTGATCAAAGCTTTCTTGTGTGGCTCCATCAGTGGGACCTGCTCTACCCTCCTCTTCCAACCCCTGGATCTCCTCAAAACCCGCCTGCAGACCCTCCAGCCCTCAGCCCACGG GTCCAGACGTGTTGGCATGTTGGCCCTGCTCCGGAATGTGGTTCGCACGGAGAGTCTGTTGGGCCTCTGGAAAGGGATGTCTCCC TCCATCGTGAGGTGTGTCCCTGGCGTTGGCATCTACTTTGGCACCCTGTACTCTCTGAAGCAGTACTTCCTGCGGGGCCACCCCCCCACGGCCCTGGAGTCGGTCATCCTGGGGGTGGGCTCCCGCTCCGTTGCAGGGGTCTGCATGTCACCCATCACTGTGATCAAGACTCGGTACGAG AGTGGGCGGTACGGCTACGAGAGCATCTACGCCGCCTTGAGGAACATCTATCACAGCGAGGGGTTCCGGGGCCTCTTCAGTGGCCTGACAGCAACACTCCTTCGTGACGCCCCCTTTTCCGGAATCTACCTGATGTTTTACAGCCAGACCAAGAACGTTGTGCTTCACG GACTATGGGCTGCGTGGCTTCTTCCAAGGCAGTGTCCCCCGGGCCCTCCGCAGAACCCTGATGGCAGCCATGGCGTGGACAGTCTACGAAGAGATGATGGCCAAGATGGGCCTGAAGTCCTGACCCAGCAGGGACCGGGCAAAGATGGGATCTGTTGTCCTGCTTGGTTTCTGCCAAGGGCCGCTTCATCTCACCATGCTAGAGTCAGATGA
- the SLC25A38 gene encoding mitochondrial glycine transporter isoform X2, translating to MIQKSRPALLQHQDVGDRVETLMLQPVIKAFLCGSISGTCSTLLFQPLDLLKTRLQTLQPSAHGSRRVGMLALLRNVVRTESLLGLWKGMSPSIVRCVPGVGIYFGTLYSLKQYFLRGHPPTALESVILGVGSRSVAGVCMSPITVIKTRYESGRYGYESIYAALRNIYHSEGFRGLFSGLTATLLRDAPFSGIYLMFYSQTKNVVLHDQLDAVLVPVVNFSCGIFAGILASLVTQPADVIKTHMQLSPMKFRWIGQAVMLIFKDYGLRGFFQGSVPRALRRTLMAAMAWTVYEEMMAKMGLKS from the exons TTGCAGCCAGTGATCAAAGCTTTCTTGTGTGGCTCCATCAGTGGGACCTGCTCTACCCTCCTCTTCCAACCCCTGGATCTCCTCAAAACCCGCCTGCAGACCCTCCAGCCCTCAGCCCACGG GTCCAGACGTGTTGGCATGTTGGCCCTGCTCCGGAATGTGGTTCGCACGGAGAGTCTGTTGGGCCTCTGGAAAGGGATGTCTCCC TCCATCGTGAGGTGTGTCCCTGGCGTTGGCATCTACTTTGGCACCCTGTACTCTCTGAAGCAGTACTTCCTGCGGGGCCACCCCCCCACGGCCCTGGAGTCGGTCATCCTGGGGGTGGGCTCCCGCTCCGTTGCAGGGGTCTGCATGTCACCCATCACTGTGATCAAGACTCGGTACGAG AGTGGGCGGTACGGCTACGAGAGCATCTACGCCGCCTTGAGGAACATCTATCACAGCGAGGGGTTCCGGGGCCTCTTCAGTGGCCTGACAGCAACACTCCTTCGTGACGCCCCCTTTTCCGGAATCTACCTGATGTTTTACAGCCAGACCAAGAACGTTGTGCTTCACG ACCAGTTGGATGCAGTCCTTGTTCCCGTTGTGAATTTCAGCTGTGGAATATTTGCTGGGATTCTGGCCTCGCTGGTAACTCAACCTGCAGATGTGATCAAAACTCACATGCAGCTCTCTCCAATGAAATTTCGGTGGATTGGCCAGGCCGTTATGCTCATTTTCAAA GACTATGGGCTGCGTGGCTTCTTCCAAGGCAGTGTCCCCCGGGCCCTCCGCAGAACCCTGATGGCAGCCATGGCGTGGACAGTCTACGAAGAGATGATGGCCAAGATGGGCCTGAAGTCCTGA